The following are from one region of the Salvia splendens isolate huo1 chromosome 2, SspV2, whole genome shotgun sequence genome:
- the LOC121792157 gene encoding conserved oligomeric Golgi complex subunit 1-like isoform X1 encodes MATTPTQTHLPTGGVPWNQDAESLFRMKPISEIRNVEATTRKQIQEKSEELRQLVGNRYRDLIDSADSIVAMKSTGESIAANISAIHDSILYSLSSSDVPRSPHDSLKPVGAHDYGIACRVKYLVDTPENIWGCLDESMFLESSARYIRAKHVHFNLLNSREKKNIQSTFPLLQHQWQIVEGFKVQISQRGRERLLDQSGDLGIRAFADALAAIAIIDELTPNQVLTLFIDSRKSIMSQKLSSCCRDANADGSEVISVFCYILRIIQITICQVGELFLQVLNDMPLFYKTVLDTPPASQLFGGIPNPDEEVKLWNLFKEKLESSMILLGRDFISSTCSDWLRNCGKEITSKINGCYLIDVIGSGYDLSLAEKLIRETMDGKQVLEGSLEWLKSVFGSEIELPWKRTRELVLGEDSDIWDDIFEHAFVQRMKGIIDLRFNELNGDVNVMESVRAIAKPSTDHVDSQDYLNKFQNGGGVWFMTPNGRKPGSIQGSKSHQPQESDFHSSLSTYFGTEVSRIKVAVDNCCQNVLQDLLSFLESPNAHHRLKDLSPYVQNKCYESLSTILMQLKNELDCLYGDLENKNKDDASKQSPAILVERSLFIGRLLFAFQKHAKHIPVILGSPRSWIGVIMTAVSSPSPIGLKHARVATDSEVIDSPGRRTPDSSRKQTSLVATALFGTDDKSSSQLQELRQTNQDLCIRAYNLWISWVSDELATIFSRNLDGDDALSSNAPVRGWEDTVVKQQEQSTESQSEMRISLPSMPSLYVTSILFYACEEVHRVGGHVLDKQILQNFAKRLFDKVVRIYEDFLLAEEGRGSQVSEKGVLQVLFDLKFAADVLSGGYLNPNEGLSETAKTPFRRKQRAPQPNSVVSEHTKQLVNRLSQRLDPIDWLTYEPYLWENERQAYLRHAVLFGFFVQLNRMHMDTVQKLPTNSESNIMRCSTVPRFKYLPISAPALSARNAVRTSGSTSTDDVYSRNSWKSFTNDDITRKSDVEDDSSLGVAAPFLKSFMQVGSRFGESIRLGSILTDGQVGRFGDMLPAQAAGLLSSFTAGRSDS; translated from the exons ATGGCCACTACACCCACCCAGACCCACCTTCCTACCGGTGGTGTTCCTTGGAATCAGGATGCTGAGTCATTGTTCAGGATGAAGCCCATTTCTGAAATCCGAAATGTGGAGGCGACCACCAGGAAGCAGATCCAGGAGAAGAGCGAGGAGCTCCGCCAATTGGTTGGTAATCGCTACCGAGATCTTATTGATTCTGCTGATTCCATTGTCGCCATGAAGTCTACTGGTGAGTCCATTGCTGCGAATATCTCGGCCATCCACGATTCCATCCTCTACTCGCTGTCGTCCTCTGATGTTCCTAGGTCCCCACATGACTCTCTTAAGCCCGTGGGAGCCCATGATTATGGAATTGCCTGCCGTGTCAAGTACCTTGTGGACACCCCAGAAAACATTTGGGGTTGCCTTGATGAATCGATGTTCCTTGAATCCTCTGCCCGTTACATCCGAGCAAAACATGTGCATTTCAACTTGCTAAACTCTAGGGAGAAAAAGAATATCCAATCAACTTTCCCTCTGTTGCAGCACCAGTGGCAAATAGTAGAAGGCTTCAAGGTTCAGATTTCTCAGAGGGGTCGTGAAAGATTGTTGGATCAGAGTGGGGATCTCGGGATCCGGGCCTTTGCTGATGCATTGGCGGCTATTGCCATCATAGATGAACTTACACCAAACCAGGTTTTGACTCTGTTCATAGATTCAAGAAAATCAATCATGTCACAGAAGCTAAGTTCATGTTGTCGTGATGCCAATGCTGATGGCTCTGAAGTAATTTCTGTATTCTGTTACATTCTAAGGATAATTCAGataactatatgccaagttggGGAATTGTTCTTGCAAGTATTGAATGATATGCCTTTGTTCTATAAAACCGTTCTGGATACCCCACCCGCTTCTCAGTTGTTTGGGGGCATACCAAACCCTGATGAGGAAGTTAAACTGTGGAATTTATTCAAGGAAAAGCTGGAGTCGAGCATGATTTTGCTTGGTCGAGATTTTATTTCCAGCACTTGTTCTGATTGGCTGAGAAATTGTGGGAAGGAGATCACGAGCAAGATTAATGGATGTTACTTGATTGATGTAATTGGCAGTGGTTATGACCTCTCATTGGCTGAGAAGTTGATAAGGGAGACAATGGACGGTAAACAGGTTTTGGAAGGCAGTTTAGAGTGGTTGAAGAGCGTTTTTGGGTCTGAAATTGAGTTACCATGGAAAAGGACACGTGAGCTTGTACTAGGTGAAGATTCTGATATATGGGATGACATATTTGAACATGCTTTTGTTCAGAGGATGAAAGGGATCATAGACTTGCGatttaatgaattaaatggGGATGTCAACGTCATGGAGTCTGTCCGAGCAATAGCAAAACCTTCTACTGATCATGTTGATTCTCAAGATTACTTGAATAAATTCCAGAATGGTGGTGGGGTTTGGTTCATGACACCAAATGGTAGAAAGCCAGGCTCTATTCAGGGCTCCAAATCACACCAGCCTCAAGAAAGTGATTTCCACAGCAGTCTCAGCACTTATTTTGGCACTGAAGTAAGCCGGATTAAAGTTGCTGTCGATAATTGCTGTCAAAATGTTCTACAGGATCTCTTAAGTTTCCTTGAGTCCCCTAATGCACACCATAGATTAAAGGACTTGTCACCTTACGTGCAGAACAAGTGTTATGAAAGCCTTTCAACCATACTAATGCAACTGAAGAATGAGCTCGACTGCCTATATGGTGacttagaaaataaaaacaaagatgACGCTTCCAAGCAGTCTCCTGCTATACTTGTTGAGAGATCGTTATTCATCGGGAGACTTCTCTTTGCGTTTCAGAAGCATGCTAAACATATCCCTGTGATACTTGGTTCACCTAGGTCATGGATTGGTGTAATAATGACTGCTGTCTCTAGTCCATCCCCCATTGGATTGAAACATGCTAGGGTGGCAACTGACTCAGAAGTGATAGATAGTCCTGGAAGAAGAACTCCTGATTCCAGCAGGAAACAGACTTCTCTAGTAGCGACCGCTTTATTTGGAACAGATGATAAGTCGAGCTCACAACTTCAAGAACTACGACAGACAAATCAAGATCTTTGTATCAGAGCTTACAACCTGTGGATATCATGGGTTTCTGATGAACTTGCAACAATATTCTCAAGAAACCTCGATGGGGATGATGCATTGTCATCAAATGCACCAGTCAGA GGTTGGGAGGATACTGTAGTTAAGCAGCAAGAACAATCGACTGAAAGCCAGTCTGAGATGAGGATATCTCTCCCTTCGATGCCTTCTTTGTATGTgacatcaattttattttatgcatgTGAAGAGGTTCATCGTGTTGGTGGCCATGTGCTTGATAAGCAAATTCTGCAGAACTTCGCAAAAAGGCTTTTTGATAAG GTTGTTAGGATTTATGAGGATTTTCTTTTAGCCGAAGAAGGTCGTGGGTCTCAAGTATCAGAGAAAGGTGTTCTACaagttttatttgatttaaaatttgCTGCTGATGTTCTGTCTGGGGGTTATCTGAACCCAAATGAAGGGCTTTCTGAAACCGCAAAAACTCCTTTTAGAAGGAAGCAGAGAGCACCACAACCCAATTCAGTTGTATCAGAGCATACAAAACAGCTGGTTAACCGCCTTTCTCAGAGGCTGGATCCCATAGACTGGCTCAC GTATGAGCCATATCTTTGGGAGAATGAGAGACAGGCATACCTTAGGCATGCTGTTCTCTTTGGATTCTTTGTGCAACTTAATAGGATGCATATGGACACTGTGCAAAAGCTCCCTACCAATTCAGAATCAAATATCATGCGCTGCTCTACAGTACCTCGTTTCAAATATCTTCCTATTAG TGCTCCAGCATTGTCTGCAAGAAACGCAGTGAGGACATCAGGATCAACATCTACGGACGATGTATACTCGAGAAATTCCTGGAAGAGTTTCACAAATGATGATATAACCCGGAAAAGTGATGTAGAGGATGACTCAAGTTTGGGGGTGGCTGCGCCGTTTTTGAAGTCCTTCATGCAG GTTGGTAGCAGATTTGGTGAGAGCATAAGGCTTGGATCAATATTAACAGATGGGCAAGTGGGAAGGTTTGGTGACATGTTACCTGCCCAAGCGGCTGGGCTACTTTCGTCCTTCACAGCTGGAAGATCAGATTCTTGA
- the LOC121792157 gene encoding conserved oligomeric Golgi complex subunit 1-like isoform X2, with translation MATTPTQTHLPTGGVPWNQDAESLFRMKPISEIRNVEATTRKQIQEKSEELRQLVGNRYRDLIDSADSIVAMKSTGESIAANISAIHDSILYSLSSSDVPRSPHDSLKPVGAHDYGIACRVKYLVDTPENIWGCLDESMFLESSARYIRAKHVHFNLLNSREKKNIQSTFPLLQHQWQIVEGFKVQISQRGRERLLDQSGDLGIRAFADALAAIAIIDELTPNQVLTLFIDSRKSIMSQKLSSCCRDANADGSEVISVFCYILRIIQITICQVGELFLQVLNDMPLFYKTVLDTPPASQLFGGIPNPDEEVKLWNLFKEKLESSMILLGRDFISSTCSDWLRNCGKEITSKINGCYLIDVIGSGYDLSLAEKLIRETMDGKQVLEGSLEWLKSVFGSEIELPWKRTRELVLGEDSDIWDDIFEHAFVQRMKGIIDLRFNELNGDVNVMESVRAIAKPSTDHVDSQDYLNKFQNGGGVWFMTPNGRKPGSIQGSKSHQPQESDFHSSLSTYFGTEVSRIKVAVDNCCQNVLQDLLSFLESPNAHHRLKDLSPYVQNKCYESLSTILMQLKNELDCLYGDLENKNKDDASKQSPAILVERSLFIGRLLFAFQKHAKHIPVILGSPRSWIGVIMTAVSSPSPIGLKHARVATDSEVIDSPGRRTPDSSRKQTSLVATALFGTDDKSSSQLQELRQTNQDLCIRAYNLWISWVSDELATIFSRNLDGDDALSSNAPVRGWEDTVVKQQEQSTESQSEMRISLPSMPSLYVTSILFYACEEVHRVGGHVLDKQILQNFAKRLFDKVVRIYEDFLLAEEGRGSQVSEKGVLQVLFDLKFAADVLSGGYLNPNEGLSETAKTPFRRKQRAPQPNSVVSEHTKQLVNRLSQRLDPIDWLTAPALSARNAVRTSGSTSTDDVYSRNSWKSFTNDDITRKSDVEDDSSLGVAAPFLKSFMQVGSRFGESIRLGSILTDGQVGRFGDMLPAQAAGLLSSFTAGRSDS, from the exons ATGGCCACTACACCCACCCAGACCCACCTTCCTACCGGTGGTGTTCCTTGGAATCAGGATGCTGAGTCATTGTTCAGGATGAAGCCCATTTCTGAAATCCGAAATGTGGAGGCGACCACCAGGAAGCAGATCCAGGAGAAGAGCGAGGAGCTCCGCCAATTGGTTGGTAATCGCTACCGAGATCTTATTGATTCTGCTGATTCCATTGTCGCCATGAAGTCTACTGGTGAGTCCATTGCTGCGAATATCTCGGCCATCCACGATTCCATCCTCTACTCGCTGTCGTCCTCTGATGTTCCTAGGTCCCCACATGACTCTCTTAAGCCCGTGGGAGCCCATGATTATGGAATTGCCTGCCGTGTCAAGTACCTTGTGGACACCCCAGAAAACATTTGGGGTTGCCTTGATGAATCGATGTTCCTTGAATCCTCTGCCCGTTACATCCGAGCAAAACATGTGCATTTCAACTTGCTAAACTCTAGGGAGAAAAAGAATATCCAATCAACTTTCCCTCTGTTGCAGCACCAGTGGCAAATAGTAGAAGGCTTCAAGGTTCAGATTTCTCAGAGGGGTCGTGAAAGATTGTTGGATCAGAGTGGGGATCTCGGGATCCGGGCCTTTGCTGATGCATTGGCGGCTATTGCCATCATAGATGAACTTACACCAAACCAGGTTTTGACTCTGTTCATAGATTCAAGAAAATCAATCATGTCACAGAAGCTAAGTTCATGTTGTCGTGATGCCAATGCTGATGGCTCTGAAGTAATTTCTGTATTCTGTTACATTCTAAGGATAATTCAGataactatatgccaagttggGGAATTGTTCTTGCAAGTATTGAATGATATGCCTTTGTTCTATAAAACCGTTCTGGATACCCCACCCGCTTCTCAGTTGTTTGGGGGCATACCAAACCCTGATGAGGAAGTTAAACTGTGGAATTTATTCAAGGAAAAGCTGGAGTCGAGCATGATTTTGCTTGGTCGAGATTTTATTTCCAGCACTTGTTCTGATTGGCTGAGAAATTGTGGGAAGGAGATCACGAGCAAGATTAATGGATGTTACTTGATTGATGTAATTGGCAGTGGTTATGACCTCTCATTGGCTGAGAAGTTGATAAGGGAGACAATGGACGGTAAACAGGTTTTGGAAGGCAGTTTAGAGTGGTTGAAGAGCGTTTTTGGGTCTGAAATTGAGTTACCATGGAAAAGGACACGTGAGCTTGTACTAGGTGAAGATTCTGATATATGGGATGACATATTTGAACATGCTTTTGTTCAGAGGATGAAAGGGATCATAGACTTGCGatttaatgaattaaatggGGATGTCAACGTCATGGAGTCTGTCCGAGCAATAGCAAAACCTTCTACTGATCATGTTGATTCTCAAGATTACTTGAATAAATTCCAGAATGGTGGTGGGGTTTGGTTCATGACACCAAATGGTAGAAAGCCAGGCTCTATTCAGGGCTCCAAATCACACCAGCCTCAAGAAAGTGATTTCCACAGCAGTCTCAGCACTTATTTTGGCACTGAAGTAAGCCGGATTAAAGTTGCTGTCGATAATTGCTGTCAAAATGTTCTACAGGATCTCTTAAGTTTCCTTGAGTCCCCTAATGCACACCATAGATTAAAGGACTTGTCACCTTACGTGCAGAACAAGTGTTATGAAAGCCTTTCAACCATACTAATGCAACTGAAGAATGAGCTCGACTGCCTATATGGTGacttagaaaataaaaacaaagatgACGCTTCCAAGCAGTCTCCTGCTATACTTGTTGAGAGATCGTTATTCATCGGGAGACTTCTCTTTGCGTTTCAGAAGCATGCTAAACATATCCCTGTGATACTTGGTTCACCTAGGTCATGGATTGGTGTAATAATGACTGCTGTCTCTAGTCCATCCCCCATTGGATTGAAACATGCTAGGGTGGCAACTGACTCAGAAGTGATAGATAGTCCTGGAAGAAGAACTCCTGATTCCAGCAGGAAACAGACTTCTCTAGTAGCGACCGCTTTATTTGGAACAGATGATAAGTCGAGCTCACAACTTCAAGAACTACGACAGACAAATCAAGATCTTTGTATCAGAGCTTACAACCTGTGGATATCATGGGTTTCTGATGAACTTGCAACAATATTCTCAAGAAACCTCGATGGGGATGATGCATTGTCATCAAATGCACCAGTCAGA GGTTGGGAGGATACTGTAGTTAAGCAGCAAGAACAATCGACTGAAAGCCAGTCTGAGATGAGGATATCTCTCCCTTCGATGCCTTCTTTGTATGTgacatcaattttattttatgcatgTGAAGAGGTTCATCGTGTTGGTGGCCATGTGCTTGATAAGCAAATTCTGCAGAACTTCGCAAAAAGGCTTTTTGATAAG GTTGTTAGGATTTATGAGGATTTTCTTTTAGCCGAAGAAGGTCGTGGGTCTCAAGTATCAGAGAAAGGTGTTCTACaagttttatttgatttaaaatttgCTGCTGATGTTCTGTCTGGGGGTTATCTGAACCCAAATGAAGGGCTTTCTGAAACCGCAAAAACTCCTTTTAGAAGGAAGCAGAGAGCACCACAACCCAATTCAGTTGTATCAGAGCATACAAAACAGCTGGTTAACCGCCTTTCTCAGAGGCTGGATCCCATAGACTGGCTCAC TGCTCCAGCATTGTCTGCAAGAAACGCAGTGAGGACATCAGGATCAACATCTACGGACGATGTATACTCGAGAAATTCCTGGAAGAGTTTCACAAATGATGATATAACCCGGAAAAGTGATGTAGAGGATGACTCAAGTTTGGGGGTGGCTGCGCCGTTTTTGAAGTCCTTCATGCAG GTTGGTAGCAGATTTGGTGAGAGCATAAGGCTTGGATCAATATTAACAGATGGGCAAGTGGGAAGGTTTGGTGACATGTTACCTGCCCAAGCGGCTGGGCTACTTTCGTCCTTCACAGCTGGAAGATCAGATTCTTGA
- the LOC121764353 gene encoding B3 domain-containing protein At2g36080-like isoform X2 codes for MSMNRFSAELLPEPHWWSHCTMADSISISPPPKASSPSISINHYRAAPFDLNNDHHESSAEIPKERLFEKPLTPSDVGKLNRLVIPKQHAEKHFPLSSSGESGLLLGFEDELGKSWRFRYSYWNSSQSYVLTKGWSRFVKEKRLDSGDVVVFARHRLDTGRFFIGWRRRSSDSQPPAPGCRMIYPAHPYHQIQQHTDSMHLQSQGGGFHEKQQTSNGNSKTLRLFGVNLECQTEESASEEVGSSQGQQFDYYSNHNHMVYRQG; via the exons atgtcaatgaACCGCTTCTCTGCAGAGCTGCTTCCAGAGCCCCATTGGTGGTcacactgcacaatggcggattcaatttcaatttcaccGCCTCCAAAAGCCTCATCTCCTTCCATCTCCATCAACCACTACCGCGCTGCACCCTTCGACCTCAACAATGACCACCACGAATCCTCGGCGGAGATCCCGAAGGAGCGGCTGTTCGAGAAGCCGCTGACGCCGAGCGACGTCGGGAAGCTGAATCGGCTCGTGATACCGAAGCAGCACGCGGAGAAGCATTTCCCCCTGAGCAGCAGCGGCGAGAGCGGCCTGCTGCTAGGGTTCGAGGACGAATTGGGGAAATCGTGGCGCTTTCGCTACTCGTACTGGAACAGCAGCCAGAGCTACGTCCTCACCAAGGGCTGGAGCCGCTTCGTCAAGGAGAAGCGCCTCGACTCCGGCGACGTCGTCGTCTTCGCGCGCCACCGCCTCGACACCGGCCGCTTCTTCATCGGCTGGCGCCGGAGGAGCTCCGATTCTCAGCCGCCCGCCCCTGGCTGTCGGATGATTTACCCTGCTCATCCTTATCATCAAATCCAACAACACACTGATTCAATGCATCTCCAATCGCAAG GTGGTGGATTTCACGAGAAGCAGCAGACATCGAATGGGAATTCCAAGACGTTGAGGCTGTTCGGAGTGAACTTGGAGTGCCAAACTGAGGAATCAGCATCAGAGGAGGTTGGGTCGAGCCAGGGTCAACAATTCGATTATTATTCAAATCATAATCACATG GTATATCGGCAAGGATAA
- the LOC121764353 gene encoding B3 domain-containing protein At2g36080-like isoform X1 yields the protein MSMNRFSAELLPEPHWWSHCTMADSISISPPPKASSPSISINHYRAAPFDLNNDHHESSAEIPKERLFEKPLTPSDVGKLNRLVIPKQHAEKHFPLSSSGESGLLLGFEDELGKSWRFRYSYWNSSQSYVLTKGWSRFVKEKRLDSGDVVVFARHRLDTGRFFIGWRRRSSDSQPPAPGCRMIYPAHPYHQIQQHTDSMHLQSQGGGFHEKQQTSNGNSKTLRLFGVNLECQTEESASEEVGSSQGQQFDYYSNHNHMQVYRQG from the exons atgtcaatgaACCGCTTCTCTGCAGAGCTGCTTCCAGAGCCCCATTGGTGGTcacactgcacaatggcggattcaatttcaatttcaccGCCTCCAAAAGCCTCATCTCCTTCCATCTCCATCAACCACTACCGCGCTGCACCCTTCGACCTCAACAATGACCACCACGAATCCTCGGCGGAGATCCCGAAGGAGCGGCTGTTCGAGAAGCCGCTGACGCCGAGCGACGTCGGGAAGCTGAATCGGCTCGTGATACCGAAGCAGCACGCGGAGAAGCATTTCCCCCTGAGCAGCAGCGGCGAGAGCGGCCTGCTGCTAGGGTTCGAGGACGAATTGGGGAAATCGTGGCGCTTTCGCTACTCGTACTGGAACAGCAGCCAGAGCTACGTCCTCACCAAGGGCTGGAGCCGCTTCGTCAAGGAGAAGCGCCTCGACTCCGGCGACGTCGTCGTCTTCGCGCGCCACCGCCTCGACACCGGCCGCTTCTTCATCGGCTGGCGCCGGAGGAGCTCCGATTCTCAGCCGCCCGCCCCTGGCTGTCGGATGATTTACCCTGCTCATCCTTATCATCAAATCCAACAACACACTGATTCAATGCATCTCCAATCGCAAG GTGGTGGATTTCACGAGAAGCAGCAGACATCGAATGGGAATTCCAAGACGTTGAGGCTGTTCGGAGTGAACTTGGAGTGCCAAACTGAGGAATCAGCATCAGAGGAGGTTGGGTCGAGCCAGGGTCAACAATTCGATTATTATTCAAATCATAATCACATG CAGGTATATCGGCAAGGATAA